One Bacillus sp. 1780r2a1 DNA segment encodes these proteins:
- a CDS encoding glyoxalase/bleomycin resistance/dioxygenase family protein — MITHYANLELRTLSIQGVKQFYEKALHLEITNETTDFIQFRLTPYSTLSFKESYEPIKPAHFAIQVSYQSFTNAVTLLKESRVFLLAQNEENPIDEHNGRKNVYFRDCDGHLLELIAHDYIHENKLKGYGKLNALYIREIGFPVKDVGKFRSWLKENFNMKTVEDNDYFNFVIGGTAYAVVVSEKRPWIPIAMKALPPNIKVTLGTPFTLTDSNQCFVWHDYQLSLVHTPEFQHSILQDLRLPPVCY, encoded by the coding sequence ATGATTACCCACTATGCCAATCTCGAACTACGTACCTTATCCATTCAAGGTGTGAAGCAATTTTATGAAAAAGCACTACATTTAGAAATTACAAATGAAACAACTGACTTTATTCAATTCAGACTAACTCCATATAGCACGCTTAGTTTCAAAGAATCCTACGAACCAATTAAGCCAGCACACTTTGCCATTCAAGTGTCCTATCAGTCGTTTACTAATGCTGTTACACTTTTAAAAGAATCTAGGGTGTTTTTGTTAGCTCAAAACGAAGAAAATCCTATTGATGAACATAATGGTCGAAAAAACGTATATTTCCGCGATTGTGACGGTCATTTACTCGAGCTAATTGCGCATGACTATATTCATGAAAATAAGTTAAAGGGGTATGGTAAGCTGAATGCGTTATATATAAGAGAAATAGGCTTTCCAGTAAAAGACGTTGGAAAGTTTCGAAGCTGGCTAAAAGAAAATTTCAACATGAAAACAGTCGAAGATAATGACTACTTTAACTTTGTGATTGGTGGAACAGCCTATGCGGTGGTTGTCTCAGAAAAGCGGCCATGGATTCCTATCGCCATGAAAGCTCTACCTCCTAACATAAAAGTAACGCTCGGTACGCCTTTTACATTAACAGATTCAAATCAATGCTTTGTATGGCATGATTATCAGCTCTCTCTGGTGCACACACCTGAGTTTCAGCACAGCATTCTGCAGGATTTACGGTTGCCACCTGTTTGCTATTAA
- a CDS encoding GNAT family N-acetyltransferase gives MHTKTDTLRLLEQLAPNAWPAHTNEKLGDWTLRYTFGYTKRANSVHAVGSLPLDPNWLQKVENFYESKNASSCFHISQLSPAQLDETLALKGYQKIDECFTMMAACEDVLQNVKLDIQYDADYLSEATSAWVHEFLTLEDFSIDRFDAYTHIFSSIHAPKTFLRLSGTNETIGLGSVVVEQGYGCISNVVVHAKHRRKGIAKELVSALVQCAQRQEADYVYLQVVKGNQPAVDLYEKLGFKAVSSHHYRILKK, from the coding sequence ATGCATACAAAAACAGATACACTTCGCTTACTCGAACAGCTGGCTCCAAATGCTTGGCCAGCTCATACAAATGAAAAACTTGGTGATTGGACGCTGCGCTACACGTTTGGCTATACAAAGCGCGCCAATAGCGTCCATGCAGTGGGTTCACTGCCTCTTGATCCAAACTGGCTTCAAAAAGTTGAAAATTTTTATGAAAGCAAAAACGCATCATCATGTTTTCATATCTCTCAGCTTTCACCTGCACAGTTAGATGAAACACTGGCGTTAAAAGGCTATCAGAAAATCGATGAATGCTTTACGATGATGGCCGCATGTGAAGATGTGCTCCAAAACGTCAAGCTCGATATTCAGTATGATGCTGATTACTTATCCGAAGCAACTTCAGCTTGGGTTCATGAGTTTCTAACGTTAGAAGACTTTTCAATAGATCGCTTTGACGCCTATACTCATATCTTTTCCAGCATTCATGCTCCTAAGACGTTTCTGCGCTTATCAGGCACTAATGAAACAATCGGTTTAGGATCCGTGGTAGTTGAACAAGGGTACGGATGCATCAGCAACGTAGTTGTACACGCTAAACATCGCCGAAAAGGCATTGCTAAAGAGCTGGTGAGCGCGCTCGTTCAATGTGCTCAAAGACAAGAAGCTGACTATGTTTACCTGCAGGTTGTAAAAGGTAATCAGCCAGCAGTTGATTTGTATGAAAAGCTTGGTTTTAAAGCAGTGTCTTCTCATCATTATCGTATTCTGAAGAAATAG
- a CDS encoding ASCH domain-containing protein, whose translation MNEIDQFWQEFCRKNNLTNVSYKEAFQFGASPGWLASLVVEGKKTATTSGYVFYELENEELPKKGDYSIVLDESNQPVAVIQVQSVDVLPMNEVSEEFALAEGEGDCNFWWHAHEEFFTNELKPYGKTFSPDLIVVCERFVNLTLKKPSC comes from the coding sequence ATGAATGAAATCGATCAATTCTGGCAGGAGTTTTGCCGGAAGAACAATCTTACGAACGTATCGTACAAAGAAGCATTTCAGTTCGGCGCATCTCCTGGCTGGCTTGCTTCCTTAGTTGTTGAAGGTAAAAAAACAGCTACCACATCCGGCTATGTTTTCTATGAACTTGAAAATGAAGAGTTACCGAAAAAAGGAGATTATTCAATTGTTTTAGACGAAAGCAATCAGCCAGTTGCCGTTATTCAAGTTCAATCGGTAGACGTTTTGCCGATGAACGAGGTATCAGAAGAATTCGCATTAGCTGAAGGTGAAGGTGACTGTAACTTCTGGTGGCACGCGCACGAAGAATTTTTCACAAACGAGTTAAAGCCTTATGGAAAGACGTTTTCTCCTGATTTAATTGTGGTTTGTGAGCGTTTTGTAAACTTGACTTTAAAAAAGCCTAGCTGCTAA